The genomic DNA CAGCTGCTGCCCTGGTTCTCCACATGTCAATTTCCCTTCTGGTGCGACAAAATCATACGTATAATCAATGTTCAATAACGCTTTTTTCATGATAAACTGCCTCCTCTTTTTCTTAATATCTCGCTGTGTAAATGGGTTTCATAACATCCATATCGATAAACTCATACAACTGAGCCGGCGATTTCGATGTTCTCTGTGTCTTTTCACCAGGAACCGCCTGAATGAAAGGCAATGTCTTTATTTTTCGTGCAAAACTTTGATCGCTCACAATGGCCGGATCCTTCGTTACGGTCAGTAATAGTGCTTGCAGTTCTGAGTAGGTAAAGTGCTTCGGTAAAAAGTTTTGGGCAACTGTTGTTTGTAGCAGGTCGTTTGTAATGCAGCGAATTGCCTCTTTGATAATGTCATAATGGTCGAACGCCAAGTCCAATCGCAAGACGTCTTCAATGGAGAACAATTCCACTTCCGCCGCATCGTCGTTTGCTGCTCTTGCCGTCAGCGCATGTTCAGGTACAATTGCATAATGTGCATTCGTAATCATCCAACCACGCGGATCCCTCCCCGGTTTGTCGTAGACACCAAAATGCTGAATGTGAATGCCACTTACACCGGTCTCTTCCTCTAATTCTCTCTGCGCCGCTTCAAAACCCGATTCATTGTCCTGGACAAAGCCTCCCGGCAAAGCCCATTTAGCCGCTTCAATATTAGGGTGCCCTTCTGCATTGAGCAAGGCTCGTTTAATGAGTAAGAGCTTCAACGTCATGTTAGGTGGCGTGTGCGCTGTGAGTTGCTTCGATGTAATTGTGAAAACGGCTATATCTGACGTATAGCCATCAGGCGTTCGAAATAAACGATTATCGTATTGACTTAGCGCTTCTTCATTAGACATTGCACAGCCTCCTTGTGTAATCGCGCTTTTTGATTAACAATTCGTTAACCATTAATCACAGTGTACACCCGTCTATTTGAATAGTCAATAAATAATGTCGATTGGTGTTCAGTTGCTAGTAGACATGTCGAAATACCCCCATTGAGCTCACTCCAACTGTCTTTTTCCACCAAAATCAAGCAACTCAATCATTCTTTCGTTAGAAAGTACAAGCAAGTCATTCTCTCAAAAATATACTAGAGTAAGGTCATAGAAAGTTGAGTTGATCATTATGTGTGCTAAAATTTTTTCCACTGGCTGTTGTACAGGTACTGCTGGTCCTACTGGCGCAACAGGAGCTACAGGTAGTACCGGTGCAACTGGACCCACAGGAGCTACAGGCAGTATCGGCGTAACTGGACCCACAGGAGCTACAGGCAGTATCGGCATAACTGGACCCACAGGAGCTACAGGCAGTATCGGCGTAACCGGACCCACGGGAGCTACAGGGCCTACCGGGACAAGTGTGACCAGCAATTCCATGTATGCATCCAACACTACCGGGAGCACAATCGTCGTATTACTCGGGGGAACTAGTATTCCTCTTCCTAACAACCAAAGCTTAGATGGTTTCACCGTCAATGGGGCTAACACGACATTCACCGTTCCTTCAACAGGTCGCTATTACGTGACCTATCAAATAAGTACAACCGTTTCACTGCTTGCGAGTTCCCGACTCCTGCTAAATGGATCTACTCCAATTCCTGGTTCAATCGTCTCTCCAGCATTAGCTGCATCAAGTTATAATAATGACTTGATTGTCTCTTTATCAGCAGGGGACACCCTCTCACTCCAATTTTTCGGATTGCTAGCTACTATCATTTTAGTCGGAGGTGGTGCAACGGGAGCCGCCCTCACAATCATCCGCGTGAGTTGAGACTCCTCCCCTTTATCAAAACGCTATTCTTTTATGCCACTTGACCAAAAGAGTAGCGTTTTCAATGTGAGCTATACACTTTTACCATCAAAAAGCGCACAGGCCTAATGCTAGCCTGTGCTAAAATCCTTCTACTCTTTTATGAGGGTTATTCCCTCGATACACTTAGAAATTATAGTTTAATGAGAAAGAAACTTTGACCGCGGTACTAACCGTCCCTGTTCCAGATCCTTGAATCTCAATGCTCGTTAAATTATTGACAGTAATGGAAGCTGATTCGCCTGGTGGGACCGTTAAAATGGGCGTGGTGACTCCATTTATGAGCAGCCCGGCATCCCATGCATTTGTTAACCCCAAGTTCTCTACAAGGATGGTGCCATTGATCATAAAGTTCGTCGTATTTTCCCAAATCGATATTGCTGCAGTACCGTCCGTTATCGCTACCGTCGTACAAACTGCATCATTGACACTACCTGAATTTGAACAACAGCCTAATTTCGCCAAAATAATTACCCCCATTGTCTTTTTGCATGTACATTCCATTGTATGTTCACCATTTCTAGTGTTAGGGGACAAATCATTCAGGTCGACACTTAAAAATATAGCTTCTTTTTTTCACAAAAATGAAGTTGCAATTCAATCATTCCTTTCACTACATCCACCGGCGTAGCTATTTCAATCGATTGTAACTGACAGACAGTCAACGACCTAAACTCATCTTTTGGCACTTGTAAGCGAATAGACTTTTCTTTTGTATAGAGAGTTAGCTCTACCTGCGGATCTGTTCCCGTGTAATGAACACTAACGGTCTCCGCATGCAATTGTTCTTTTCCGTCTAGTCTGTATATCGTTTTCGGTACATCTTTTTTACATAACATAAATGGTAAGCAAAGCTGATCGGTTACCACATAGGATACTTGTAAGTAATCAAATACCGGTACATCTACAAGAGTAAGCCCACAAAAACGATTCGAATTGACAACCACTTTTGCCTTCGTGCGAAACAAATGCCCGTTACAATCGCAAGGTGCCAGCACTTCCAATACTACGCACAGCTCTCCACCATGAATAGAATGCACAGTAAAGAACCTCGACTTAAAAAAACATCCCCTTGAAAAACCGAATACCGTAAAGGGTGTGCCGTCTCTTCCCACTAACATAAATGGTACGGCAGTCTGACATTCGAATGGGTTCATCGCTTGCTGATTCACCGTGTCGATTTCCTTTAATCGATCCATCATCCAATTGGGCAAGAGGTAGTCCTCCTTATAACAATCGAAGTAGTATGTATTGCTATAATACGTCAGATAAAATCCTAGGGACACTCTGCTACAATCCATTGGAAATGTATCGTTGCCCGTAGCTTCTACGATGCATGCATACGAGTCAGAATCATCAACAAAAAAACAGTCGTAAGTCAGGCATCTATTTTTCGTTGGCTTTATTATGCTATTATTACCAATAAGGGGGAACGTCTATGAATCTATTGTTAGTAGTTGGCATCATCGCTCTTTTTGTTTTACTGTTGATTTTTGCAAGACGGCAGCGTAACTACCAATATTCAAAAAAACTGGTTGCTCCACCGTGGGCTGATCAAGAAACACAACAACTTTTTCAACAATTTAACCAAGCCTGGTCCACCACAATTGAAACAACTGTAAATGAGCGTATTCAGCAAGCTGGGCACACCTTAGCGAATTCAGAATTACGAGAACGTTGGTATGAACTCAAGAAATTTCTGTTGTTAGCAGGTGTCTCAAAAGGGCTTCCGATGTTTTCTACACAAGTAGATGATCTATGGCACTTCTTTTTGGATGAAAAAGAGCTATATCAGGATTTTTGTGTAGCATTTATCGGGGAACGTATCGAACACTATCCGCACGAAACGCCAAAAAACTTACCGACGGAACGCGCCTGGTTTGACCTATTGTATGTATCGTTTTTCAATGTGACCTCTCATTCGCATCTATGGGGAGAATTTATGCAAAATAGACAAGAACATAGACGTTGGACTGAACAGATTGCCAATCATCCGAAGGACGTCATCGAATCCTTTGGCAGGCAGACCTCCAACGCAACATCTGTTTATACTTTGGCGGCATTTCTCGCATTCGCCACAGAACAAATGACGGCGGGAAGCCAAGTAAAACGCGTGAATCAAATAGATGGCTATTGGTACGGTGCTGCGGTCTTTTCTTTACACGGATCTGACCCTATCCAAGAGCAAAAGAAAAAACACCATAGCACGTCTTCTGCAGATGGATCTGGAGGATATGCAGATAGCCCTGAACAAAAAGAACAATGGGATGAAATCGTTGCGGAAGTCAATACGTTTGAAGCGGGAAGCAACACTGGATCTGGAACCGGATCTACATCCACAACCTCATCACATACCCATTCCAATGACGGAGGTTCAGATTCGGGGAGTAGTTGCAGCTCGTGCAGTGGTTGTTCTTCGTAGTGTAGTGACCAAAAATTTATATCGAAAAAATGTCCCTTTGAAGTAAATACAAAGGGACGTTTTTCAGTTTCGGAATGATTGATTTAACAGTGGAATCAGCCATTCATGCTGAAGTGCCTCCCTAAAAGTTAGACACGGTTATTTAAGGGGGATGCTCAAAGGGAAGTTGAACACGTTACACGGATCGTACTGGCGTTTAATTTTCATTAATCGATTAATATTGTTTCCATAGTAGGTGCATTCCCAGTCCTTAATGGAAAGATCCGGAAAGTTAACGTAATTGCCTTTCATATAGGGGAGCAAAGCTTTTCGAAAATCATTCACCCAGCTCAGATTATCCAATTCTTCTTGATCCGTATCCCATGTTGTTGCAAACTCTAAAATATACTTCGCGTCTCGGTAGTAGTAAGCCGTTTCAGATGGCGCCACATCACTTACCGCCCCGCCCAAACTCTGTCCCCATACATCAGAATGACAATTCGGTGCATTCCTCAAAAATTCTATCATCGTTTCAATTCCCTCTGATGGTAATCTGCAGTATGCAAAAGCACCTGTATTTTTGAATTTGTGAAACTCTAGCGAATCGGGTTCTGCAAAAAACTTTACAGCTTCGTTAAACGGTACAGTTTTCAGCATTACTTCCGTCGGTGTTCCAGCTTTAAGTAGCGGTTTTAATAAATCCTTTAACTCTTTCTTAGTGCCTAGTAGTTGGCCAGTGGAGGTGATGGTACCATTTAATTTTGAACCGAGTGTAATATCGGTGGTAAGTCTTCTGCATGTAAAAGGTGCCCAGTTTTGCCAGGTTCGGAAGACGGTTTCGATATCTTTCCAATCCCATTTAATCTCGTAAATAGAAACATTGCGAATCGGATGTACCTTAAAAACAAAGGTTGTAGCGATGCCAAAGTTCCCCCCGCCTCCGCCAAGCAAAGCCCAGAAGAGATCACGGTTTATACAGTCATTCGCTTTAATGACTTTTGCGCCTTGTGCTCCCGAAGTGACAACCATTTCAACTTCTAGCAGATTGTCGATGGTCAGCCCCCATATCCGGTGTAAAAAACCGATTCCGCCACCAAGTGTTAACCCAGCGACACCAACATCTGGCGCCGTACCCGCTGGAATGGTTACACCATACCGAAATAGCTCTGTATAAAGGTCGCCCAGCGGAATCCCCGTTTGTACTTTAGCAATTCCTTTTTCTTTATCAACATGCACCTTTGTCATTTCACTCATATCAATAATGATCCCTTTATCTACTAATGAAAAAGCTTCAAAGCTATGTCTGCCGCTTCTTGCACGTAGTGGAATGTCGTTTTCTCGTGACCATTTCACTGCATTCAAGACATCTTCAATACATTGACAAAACACAATCACAAGTGGGTACTTAGTAAATCGAGAATTGTAATCCATGCGTGCTTGATCATAATCAGGAGCACCAGGTAATACTA from Sporosarcina sp. FSL K6-1522 includes the following:
- a CDS encoding NUDIX domain-containing protein, translating into MSNEEALSQYDNRLFRTPDGYTSDIAVFTITSKQLTAHTPPNMTLKLLLIKRALLNAEGHPNIEAAKWALPGGFVQDNESGFEAAQRELEEETGVSGIHIQHFGVYDKPGRDPRGWMITNAHYAIVPEHALTARAANDDAAEVELFSIEDVLRLDLAFDHYDIIKEAIRCITNDLLQTTVAQNFLPKHFTYSELQALLLTVTKDPAIVSDQSFARKIKTLPFIQAVPGEKTQRTSKSPAQLYEFIDMDVMKPIYTARY
- a CDS encoding S-Ena type endospore appendage, which gives rise to MAKLGCCSNSGSVNDAVCTTVAITDGTAAISIWENTTNFMINGTILVENLGLTNAWDAGLLINGVTTPILTVPPGESASITVNNLTSIEIQGSGTGTVSTAVKVSFSLNYNF
- a CDS encoding CotZ-related putative spore coat protein — translated: MPNWMMDRLKEIDTVNQQAMNPFECQTAVPFMLVGRDGTPFTVFGFSRGCFFKSRFFTVHSIHGGELCVVLEVLAPCDCNGHLFRTKAKVVVNSNRFCGLTLVDVPVFDYLQVSYVVTDQLCLPFMLCKKDVPKTIYRLDGKEQLHAETVSVHYTGTDPQVELTLYTKEKSIRLQVPKDEFRSLTVCQLQSIEIATPVDVVKGMIELQLHFCEKKKLYF
- a CDS encoding FAD-binding oxidoreductase yields the protein MKGKTILTGRIVLPGAPDYDQARMDYNSRFTKYPLVIVFCQCIEDVLNAVKWSRENDIPLRARSGRHSFEAFSLVDKGIIIDMSEMTKVHVDKEKGIAKVQTGIPLGDLYTELFRYGVTIPAGTAPDVGVAGLTLGGGIGFLHRIWGLTIDNLLEVEMVVTSGAQGAKVIKANDCINRDLFWALLGGGGGNFGIATTFVFKVHPIRNVSIYEIKWDWKDIETVFRTWQNWAPFTCRRLTTDITLGSKLNGTITSTGQLLGTKKELKDLLKPLLKAGTPTEVMLKTVPFNEAVKFFAEPDSLEFHKFKNTGAFAYCRLPSEGIETMIEFLRNAPNCHSDVWGQSLGGAVSDVAPSETAYYYRDAKYILEFATTWDTDQEELDNLSWVNDFRKALLPYMKGNYVNFPDLSIKDWECTYYGNNINRLMKIKRQYDPCNVFNFPLSIPLK